A region of Shewanella psychromarinicola DNA encodes the following proteins:
- a CDS encoding ADP-ribosylglycohydrolase family protein: protein MNHNPSQPLRVTWALKTSFIADALAMPVHWYYQPMEIERAFTGGIQRFEAAPEFHPSSIMSLHSKHKGGRQSNDRSSKGHSANDPSPQVVGDIILKDKAQFWDKPNVHYHQGMQAGENTLNAHCARVLMRTLASSPQPYDRQAFVNAYIDFMTMTPAAHPDTYAESYHRGFFANLAQGRKPENCGMITHDTASIGALVTIAPLVFSERLKGISEAEIKIACRAHLALTHPDESLMQVCDRYVQLLCGLMDGPDEAGVKALLLEASKGLTSTNLAGLLKRNVPDNQVVGQIFSRACYISDSWPVVLYLACKYQNDPWQALRINTNLGGDNVHRGIVLGTLLGLQSDIVATSWFEQLVDHKLIAQEIEALISVASAPKP, encoded by the coding sequence ATGAATCACAACCCTTCTCAGCCACTTCGCGTTACCTGGGCACTTAAAACAAGCTTTATTGCTGATGCTTTGGCCATGCCAGTGCATTGGTATTATCAACCAATGGAAATAGAGCGTGCTTTTACTGGTGGTATTCAGCGCTTTGAGGCCGCCCCTGAGTTTCACCCTTCATCTATTATGTCCTTGCACTCCAAACATAAAGGGGGGCGACAGTCCAATGATCGATCGTCTAAAGGGCATTCAGCTAACGATCCGTCGCCGCAAGTGGTAGGCGATATTATTTTAAAAGATAAGGCGCAGTTTTGGGACAAACCGAATGTGCATTATCATCAAGGCATGCAGGCGGGCGAAAACACCCTCAACGCCCATTGCGCTCGTGTACTGATGCGCACCCTGGCGAGTTCGCCACAACCCTATGACCGACAAGCATTTGTTAATGCCTACATTGACTTTATGACAATGACTCCCGCCGCTCATCCCGATACTTATGCAGAATCCTACCATCGAGGATTTTTTGCTAACTTGGCGCAGGGACGCAAGCCTGAAAACTGTGGAATGATAACTCACGACACGGCATCCATCGGTGCATTGGTGACAATAGCGCCTTTGGTTTTTTCAGAACGACTTAAGGGCATAAGCGAAGCCGAGATAAAGATTGCCTGCCGAGCACATCTGGCCTTAACCCATCCTGATGAATCCTTAATGCAGGTGTGTGATCGCTACGTGCAACTCTTGTGTGGTCTGATGGATGGGCCTGATGAGGCAGGCGTTAAGGCACTTTTACTTGAAGCAAGTAAAGGCTTAACCAGTACTAATTTAGCCGGTCTGTTAAAACGTAACGTGCCCGACAATCAGGTCGTCGGCCAGATATTTTCAAGGGCATGTTATATTTCAGATTCTTGGCCTGTCGTCTTGTATCTAGCCTGTAAATACCAAAATGACCCTTGGCAAGCACTGCGAATCAATACTAACTTAGGCGGTGACAACGTACATCGCGGCATAGTGCTGGGAACCTTGCTTGGATTGCAAAGCGATATTGTGGCCACCAGCTGGTTTGAACAACTGGTAGACCACAAATTGATTGCTCAGGAAATTGAGGCGCTTATCAGCGTGGCAAGCGCTCCCAAACCGTAA
- the ovoA gene encoding 5-histidylcysteine sulfoxide synthase, whose protein sequence is MTLPIQNAQEMAKRSATFVDSGSLRRIPTLNSGTVDDKRKEIALYFTNTFDTYTQLFDCLRDDAVFYQKPIPLRHPLIFYLGHTATFFINKLLLAKLIPDRINPHMESIFAVGVDEMSWDDLSEDNYDWPSVSAVKDYRAKVRATVLTLIDTLHLVLPIDWENTWWPIVMGIEHERIHLETSSVLIRQHELAKVQPLPQWPACKDTGQAPKNKLISVTAGSVNLGKSFDSAFYGWDNEYGQHQAEVAEFKASQYLVSNQEFLEFVEDGGYEQNRFWSDEGLAWRQFTEAKHPVFWRWHNGWRLRLMTQEIDMAWDWPAEVNYHEAKAFCEWKTVETGQQIRMPTEDEWHRLCSLAGVEELSNSAADANLHLDHFASCCPVTRYQHGSWFDVVGNVWQWTETPIYPFDNFKVHPLYDDFTTPTFDGKHNIIKGGSWISSGNEARLSARYAFRRHFSQHAGFRYIASEVEAMSPKAYYESDQLLSEYAEFHFGDTWYGVDNFPKALADIALEAMKGKTTGKALDLGCACGRASFELARQFDEVDGIDFSANFTRLAAKMAQQGAVRYARAEEGELVSYHTRTLQELGLEAYANRVAFHQGDACNLKPQFTAYDLVLAANLIDRLYQPSRFLADMAQRINDGGLLIIASPYTWLEEHTPKEEWIGGFKKDGENYSTLDGLKEQLSSHFMLVGEPRKVPFVIRETQHKFQHTLSELTVWERLPR, encoded by the coding sequence ATGACCTTACCTATACAAAACGCACAAGAAATGGCTAAACGATCCGCAACGTTTGTTGACTCTGGATCATTGCGCCGAATTCCTACACTGAACAGCGGCACCGTGGATGATAAGCGCAAAGAAATAGCGCTTTACTTCACTAATACCTTCGATACCTATACGCAACTGTTCGATTGTTTGCGCGATGATGCTGTTTTCTATCAAAAACCTATACCCTTGCGCCACCCGCTTATTTTCTATCTTGGGCATACGGCCACTTTTTTCATCAACAAGCTACTATTGGCAAAACTGATACCCGATCGGATTAATCCTCATATGGAATCAATTTTTGCGGTGGGTGTTGATGAAATGAGCTGGGATGATCTGTCTGAAGACAATTATGACTGGCCCAGTGTTTCTGCGGTAAAAGACTACCGCGCTAAAGTGCGTGCCACAGTATTAACATTAATTGATACCTTGCACCTTGTCCTACCCATTGATTGGGAAAATACCTGGTGGCCCATCGTCATGGGTATTGAGCACGAGCGTATTCACCTTGAGACGTCGTCTGTTCTCATTCGCCAACATGAACTTGCCAAAGTCCAGCCATTACCTCAATGGCCAGCTTGCAAAGATACTGGCCAAGCGCCAAAAAACAAACTGATAAGCGTTACTGCCGGCTCAGTTAATCTTGGAAAATCTTTTGATAGTGCCTTCTATGGATGGGACAACGAATATGGCCAACATCAGGCAGAGGTAGCCGAATTTAAAGCCAGCCAATATTTAGTCAGCAATCAAGAGTTCCTCGAGTTTGTTGAGGACGGTGGTTATGAGCAAAATCGTTTTTGGAGCGATGAAGGCCTGGCTTGGCGGCAGTTTACTGAGGCGAAACACCCGGTATTTTGGCGTTGGCACAATGGTTGGCGTTTGCGCCTGATGACACAAGAAATTGATATGGCTTGGGACTGGCCTGCTGAAGTTAACTACCATGAAGCGAAAGCGTTTTGTGAATGGAAAACCGTAGAAACTGGGCAACAAATTCGGATGCCAACGGAAGACGAATGGCATCGTCTATGCTCACTAGCGGGCGTTGAAGAGCTGAGTAATAGCGCGGCCGATGCAAACTTGCATCTTGACCATTTTGCATCATGCTGCCCGGTAACGCGCTATCAACATGGCAGTTGGTTTGATGTGGTGGGCAATGTGTGGCAATGGACTGAAACGCCTATTTATCCCTTCGATAACTTTAAAGTACACCCACTGTATGACGATTTCACCACGCCAACTTTTGATGGTAAACACAATATAATCAAAGGTGGTTCATGGATTTCAAGTGGTAACGAAGCGCGCCTTAGTGCACGTTATGCGTTTAGACGTCACTTTTCGCAGCACGCCGGATTTCGCTATATTGCCTCCGAAGTTGAGGCAATGTCTCCTAAGGCTTACTATGAAAGTGATCAGCTTCTGTCAGAATATGCAGAGTTTCACTTTGGTGACACCTGGTATGGCGTAGACAATTTTCCTAAAGCCTTAGCTGATATTGCACTTGAGGCAATGAAGGGCAAAACCACCGGTAAAGCACTTGACTTAGGCTGTGCGTGTGGTCGAGCAAGTTTTGAGTTGGCCCGTCAGTTCGATGAAGTAGACGGTATTGATTTCTCAGCAAACTTTACCCGCCTAGCGGCTAAAATGGCGCAGCAAGGCGCAGTGCGTTACGCCCGTGCCGAAGAAGGCGAATTAGTTAGCTACCATACTCGTACCCTGCAAGAACTAGGGTTGGAAGCTTATGCAAACCGTGTTGCATTTCATCAAGGCGACGCCTGTAATCTCAAACCCCAATTCACTGCTTATGATTTAGTTTTAGCTGCTAATTTGATTGATAGGCTTTACCAGCCGAGCCGTTTTCTGGCGGATATGGCACAGCGCATCAATGATGGCGGCTTGCTTATTATTGCATCGCCCTATACGTGGCTGGAAGAACATACACCCAAGGAAGAATGGATTGGGGGTTTCAAAAAAGATGGCGAAAACTACAGCACATTAGATGGCTTGAAAGAGCAACTATCAAGCCACTTTATGTTAGTGGGTGAGCCGCGCAAAGTCCCGTTTGTGATCCGTGAAACTCAGCACAAGTTTCAGCATACCTTGTCTGAACTTACGGTTTGGGAGCGCTTGCCACGCTGA